In Aspergillus nidulans FGSC A4 chromosome II, a single window of DNA contains:
- a CDS encoding uncharacterized protein (transcript_id=CADANIAT00005201) produces MSFALAPRNVKTQKQFLSSTKKAMSVQVTNQPFGKCSNHQQEKNLSFLRPVPINRQRSYDRHGGRPANWQLLSKVICFTRFQLLFDRPHPSQALPQSA; encoded by the exons ATGTCTTTCGCGCTCGCCCCCCGCAAT GTAAAAACACAAAAGCAATTCCTAAGTTCTACAAAGAAAGCTATGTCTGTTCAGG TTACAAATCAACCATTTGGAAAGTGTTCAAACCatcagcaggagaagaacctCT CTTTCCTACGCCCTGTACCGATCAACCGACAGCGGTCGTACGACCGGCACGGTGGGAGGCCCGCCAACTGGCAGCTACTCTCCAAGGTCATTTGCTTCACACGATTCCAGCTCTTGTTCGATCGACCTCATCCATCGCAAGCTCTTCCCCAAAGTGCATAA
- a CDS encoding uncharacterized protein (transcript_id=CADANIAT00005202), which produces MRHISRAFGSDDDSGTSTDVSCIFSDESTDDETLDSAPEEESDDDLEDDSDNDSILDNEDEQERPAAYYLKEAECLDVSQLRQKRYSPRTQASLDKTRDYWDRFCYEGNHDPIERFHWLSDSEETIRFFKAFFSWRCDRRRNKKGGRTPGIQYKSSLETFWKWWHLVYKAEVGQGLNKDLTVKILDVLAIVAQEKGLKNGRRPKATMFIEDVAEFARVLLSTTEMTFQFGWLRIQLLLFCQLAAITGCRPGAMLNLRYRDLVLTLIRNPDGGRPQLFIYFTPEFTKTFLGEKEKNTFPIPEIIFDPTLVLSPHVFLLGMLFRIQGFKNFSENGLVLDCPENLYKLGVLDGLGQQELKLKDEILDQFVFCQAVREPDGIRILLGEQLTEGALRYRMKRGGEITGFEQVTKPYGLRYGAAKAFNDSPEVTNELQNVMLQHASINTFVKHYSVGIHVDAQAIVRGLPSQKQLMRFAASMSRSIDPRRPYRLEDTRCVNEIPCVRALQNRVSERKQYRDKMKRAFEKAEQDFQQNFGDYAHHKEVKELPPPTRQALYSLTKCKKEYTRASQRYCRAQRVFRNEWQRQRNRLVRENLERYKNEQPVIDSERQLSGKLLDSEVKGALERTGYMTPQHMILIDTILTAPGSTVEKEYQRRIAAINAVIAFCDVEEGSPVRRPNALRKRPAVDALPSTPPAKRQHCPLPDRETTTLSQAVASVCVKNRDERPTICFLCLGNPRMPENKRFKNYNTPGSLTRHFVDIHVVPYPEDMRVRCSICQEELESKAALLNHAERMHGTVSRRPLSALGPI; this is translated from the exons ATGCGACACATCAGTCGAGCGTTCGGGTCGGATGATGACAGCGGCACCAGCACCGATGTATCGTGCATCTTCTCTGACGAGAGCACCGATGATGAAACCTTGGACAGTGCacccgaagaagaaagtgatgATGATCTGGAGGATGATTCTGACAATGATTCAATCCTGGATAATGAGGACGAACAGGAACGCCCTGCAGCGTACTACCTTAAAGAGGCTGAATGCCTTGATGTCTCGCAACTCCGACAGAAGCGATACAGTCCAAGAACCCAGGCTAGCTTAGACAAAACACGGGATTACTGGGACCG ATTCTGCTACGAAGGAAACCACGATCCGATTGAACGCTTTCACTGGCTTTCTGACTCTGAGGAAACCATCCGATTCTTCAAAgcgttcttctcctggcgATGCGATCGGCGACGAAACAAGAAGGGAGGCCGGACACCAGGAATACAATACAAAAGCTCGTTAGAGACCTTCTGGAAATGGTGGCACCTGGTTTACAAGGCGGAGGTTGGGCAGGGCCTAAACAAAGACCTCACTGTGAAGATTCTGGAT GTACTGGCGATCGTTGCTCAGGAGAAAGGCCTTAAAAACGGACGTCGACCGAAGGCAACTATGTTCATCGAAGACGTAGCGGAATTCGCCCGCGTGCTCCTGTCAACGACAGAGATGACATTTCAGTTTGGGTGGCTTCGGATACAACTGCTGCTCTTCTGCCAGCTGGCTGCCATCACTGGTTGCCGACCAGGGGCTATGCTTAACTTGCGTTATCGGGACCTTGTGCTGACTCTAATCCGTAATCCGGATGGAGGGCGTCCCCAGTTATTTATTTACTTCACGCCGGAGTTCACCAAGACTTTCCTGGGCGAGAAGGAAAA GAATACCTTTCCCATTCCTGAGATTATCTTTGACCCAACATTGGTCTTGAGCCCTCATGTGTTCCTTCTAGGGATGCTGTTTCGTATTCAGGGGTTCAAGAATTTCTCAGAGAATGGGCTCGTGTTGGACTGTCCTGAAAACTTGTATAAACTTGGTGTCCTGGATGGACTTGGACAACAAGAGCTGAAATTGAAAGATGAAATTCTTGATCAATTTGTGTTCTGTCAGGCCGTCCGCGAACCAGACGGTATTCGAATCCTGTTGGGGGAGCAACTAACAGAAGGAGCACTGCGATATCGAATGAAGCGGGGAGGTGAAATCACAGGGTTTGAACAGGTCACCAAGCCCTACGGACTGCGGTATGGAGCTGCAAAAGCATTCAATGACAGTC CGGAAGTTACAAACGAGCTCCAGAATGTGATGTTGCAGCATGCTAGCATCAATACCTTTGTTAAACATTATAGTGTCGGCATCCATGTTGACGCTCAGGCGATTGTTCGGGGGCTGCCATCTCAGAAACAGCTGATGCGGTTCGCAGCATCGATGAGCCGGTCGATCGATCCCCGCCGACCTTACAGGCTTGAGGACACTCGCTGTGTCAACGAAATCCCTTGTGTGCGTGCTCTGCAGAACCGAGTCTCTGAAAGAAAACAATACCGGGACAAGATGAAGCGCGCTTTCGAGAAGGCAGAACAGGACTTTCAGCAAAACTTTGGGGACTATGCACATCACAAAGAAGTTAAGGAGCTACCGCCTCCCACTCGACAGGCACTTTACAGTTTGACGAAGTGCAAGAAAGAGTACACGCGAGCAAGCCAGAGATATTGCCGGGCGCAGCGTGTGTTTCGGAATGAGTGGCAACGGCAACGAAACCGCTTAGTTCGTGAGAATCTGGAAAGATATAAGAATGAGCAGCCGGTGATTGACAGCGAGAGGCAGCTTTCTGGGAAGTTATTGGATAGTGAGGTGAAGGGGGCTCTGGAGCGAACCGGGTATATGACCCCGCAGCATATGATTCTAATCGATACCATCTTGACCGCGCCAGGCTCAACTGTTGAAAAAGAATATCAGCGTCGGATTGCTGCTATCAATGCTGTCATTGCTTTCTGTGACGTGGAAGAGGGATCACCTGTCAGACGACCAAATGCTTTGCGGAAGCGTCCTGCTGTAGATGCTTTACCATCTACTCCACCTGCAAAAAGGCAACATTGCCCTTTGCCTGACAGGGAAACAACCACTCTTTCTCAAGCAGTTGCATCTGTCTGCGTGAAGAATCGAGACGAACGGCCGACAatttgctttctttgccttggaAATCCTCGAATGCCAGAAAATAAGCGATTTAAAAACTACAATACCCCTGGATCCCTTACCCGTCACTTTGTCGACATCCATGTCGTGCCATATCCAGAAGATATGCGGGTTAGATGCAGCATCTGCcaggaggagttggagagcaAGGCAGCATTACTAAACCATGCTGAGAGGATGCATGGGACTGTCTCACGCCGCCCGTTGTCCGCCCTGGGCCCGATATAG